One Actinomycetes bacterium DNA segment encodes these proteins:
- a CDS encoding amidohydrolase, translated as MSTIDERAGALAAELVDVRRRLHAHPEPSGAEVQTTAAIAERLRQEGLAPVVLRSGTGLVCDLGGRIEAGTPYVVLRADIDALSMPDAKDVPYRSRNHGVAHACGHDVHTTVVLGAGLVLHPLLGGARRVRLVFEPREETVPGGAVEVIEDGWIEGASAVFGLHCDPKLDVGRLAVRVGPITSASDLVELRLHGPGGHTARPHLTVDLVAVAGRLAADLPSVVSRLAQPDGQAALVFGSLNAGTAPNVIPAEAVLRGTLRTPSPAAWARAPQLLEAAVDEVLAGTGATRHIGYFRGVPPVVNDEAATGLLAQAGREVLGEDAVVAAEHSMGGDSFAWYLEEVPGSYARLGVHDPASDGPRLDLHASTFDVDERCIGYGVRVLARAALAALDGLDPARS; from the coding sequence GTGAGCACGATCGACGAGCGCGCGGGCGCCCTGGCCGCCGAGCTCGTCGACGTGCGGCGGCGCCTGCACGCCCATCCGGAGCCCTCCGGCGCCGAGGTGCAGACGACCGCGGCCATCGCGGAGCGGCTGCGCCAGGAGGGGCTCGCCCCGGTGGTGCTGCGGTCGGGCACTGGGCTGGTGTGCGACCTGGGCGGCCGGATCGAGGCCGGGACGCCGTACGTCGTGCTCCGCGCCGACATCGACGCGCTGTCCATGCCCGACGCCAAGGACGTGCCGTACCGCTCGCGCAACCACGGGGTCGCCCACGCCTGCGGGCACGACGTCCACACCACCGTCGTCCTCGGCGCCGGGCTGGTCCTGCACCCCCTCCTCGGTGGGGCCCGCCGGGTCCGGCTGGTCTTCGAGCCGAGGGAGGAGACCGTGCCCGGGGGAGCGGTCGAGGTGATCGAGGACGGGTGGATCGAGGGCGCGAGCGCGGTGTTCGGGCTGCACTGCGACCCGAAGCTGGACGTCGGGCGGCTGGCCGTGCGGGTCGGACCCATCACCTCGGCCTCCGACCTGGTCGAGCTGCGGCTGCACGGGCCCGGCGGGCACACCGCACGTCCGCACCTGACCGTCGACCTCGTCGCGGTCGCCGGTCGGCTCGCCGCGGACCTGCCGTCGGTCGTCTCGAGGCTCGCGCAGCCGGACGGCCAGGCGGCCCTGGTGTTCGGGTCGCTGAACGCGGGCACGGCACCGAACGTCATCCCGGCCGAGGCGGTCCTGCGCGGAACGCTGCGCACGCCCTCCCCGGCGGCGTGGGCGCGCGCCCCGCAGCTGCTGGAGGCGGCAGTCGACGAGGTGCTCGCCGGGACGGGGGCGACCCGGCACATCGGCTACTTCCGCGGTGTCCCCCCGGTGGTCAATGACGAGGCCGCCACGGGGCTGCTGGCCCAGGCGGGACGCGAGGTGCTGGGGGAGGACGCCGTGGTGGCCGCGGAGCACTCGATGGGCGGGGACTCCTTCGCGTGGTACCTCGAGGAGGTGCCCGGCTCCTACGCCCGCCTCGGCGTCCACGACCCCGCCTCCGACGGCCCGCGGCTGGACCTGCACGCCAGCACCTTCGACGTGGACGAGCGCTGCATCGGGTACGGCGTACGGGTCCTCGCCCGCGCCGCGCTCGCCGCCCTCGACGGCCTGGACCCCGCGCGATCTTGA
- a CDS encoding cytochrome b/b6 domain-containing protein produces the protein MSDVDKVRVDADGERVARFTRGERWVHRSLALLMVGCLVTAAMLSAPTLSQLVGRRFIVSRIHIVCGLLLPVPIVLGLLFSPAFREDVRRFNRFRPSDWSWLRARDRRSGRIRVGKFNAGQKLYAAFVLGAVLVMLASGVMMWRPALWPLAWRTGATFVHDWLALAVLVAVVGHWVMAAKDPEARAGMRHGTVTRRWALLEHRGWLEELDTADEPAQEVRKPE, from the coding sequence GTGAGCGACGTCGACAAGGTGCGCGTGGACGCCGACGGGGAGCGTGTCGCCCGTTTCACGCGCGGCGAGCGCTGGGTGCACCGCAGCCTCGCGCTGCTCATGGTCGGCTGCCTGGTCACCGCCGCCATGCTCTCGGCGCCCACCCTGAGCCAGCTCGTCGGCCGGCGTTTCATCGTCTCGCGCATCCACATCGTGTGCGGCCTGCTGCTGCCGGTGCCCATCGTGCTCGGCCTGCTGTTCTCCCCGGCCTTCCGGGAGGACGTACGGCGGTTCAACCGGTTCCGCCCCTCCGACTGGTCGTGGCTGCGCGCGCGAGACCGGCGCTCGGGGCGGATCCGGGTCGGCAAGTTCAACGCCGGGCAGAAGCTCTACGCGGCCTTCGTGCTCGGCGCCGTCCTCGTCATGCTCGCGAGCGGCGTGATGATGTGGCGCCCCGCGTTGTGGCCACTCGCCTGGCGCACCGGGGCGACCTTCGTCCACGACTGGCTCGCGCTGGCCGTGCTGGTCGCCGTCGTGGGCCACTGGGTGATGGCCGCCAAGGACCCGGAGGCGCGCGCCGGTATGCGGCACGGCACGGTGACCCGGCGTTGGGCGCTCCTCGAGCACCGGGGCTGGCTCGAGGAGCTGGACACCGCCGACGAGCCGGCGCAGGAGGTCAGGAAGCCGGAGTGA